The Polaribacter tangerinus genome has a segment encoding these proteins:
- a CDS encoding valine--tRNA ligase — protein MTIPSKYDASKVEDKWYNYWMKNNYFHSTPDDREPYTIVIPPPNVTGVLHMGHMLNNTIQDVLIRRARLLGKNACWVPGTDHASIATEAKVVAKLKEQGIKKSDLTREEFLQHAFDWKEEYGGIILDQLKKLGASCDWERTAFTMDPEMSESVIKVFVDLYNKGHIYRGYRMVNWDPEAKTTLSDEEVIHEERQGNLYYINYKIANSKEVLTIATTRPETIFGDTAICINPTDERFSHLKGQKAIVPLCNRVIPIIEDEYVDVEFGTGCLKVTPAHDENDKNLGDKHQLEIIDIFNDDATLNSFGLHYEGKDRFKVRKEIAKELDDKGYLIKTEVHLNKVGTSERTKAVIEPRLSDQWFLKMGELAKPAIEAVLGENADVNLYPKKFENTYRHWMENVRDWNISRQLWWGQQIPAFYYGDGKEDFVVAENIDIALELAKEKTNNNQLTTENLTQDEDALDTWFSSWLWPMSVFDGIRNPDNEEITYYYPTNDLVTGPDILFFWVARMIVAGYEYKDQKPFNNVYLTGLVRDKQRRKMSKSLGNSPDALKLIEDYGADGVRVGLLLSSAAGNDLMFDEDLCQQGKGFANKIWNAFRLIKGWEIDTNLPQPQTAKLGLEWYESKFQKALAEIEDHFSKYRLSDALMVIYKLINDDFSSWLLEIVKPAYQKPIDKVTFDAVINVLENNLKVLHPFMPFITEEIWQYISDRKASEALIIAEYPTITSYNLQLLKDFDFSTEVISGIRTIRKDKNIAFKDAVELFVIDNDDNSDIFYDIIKKLTNTSSIQKVSEKVEGASFRVMSNEYFVPISIENIDVEAEVKKLEAELKRAQGFLVGISKKLSNERFVANAPEQVLALERKKEADTLAKIATIKSSLSSLR, from the coding sequence ATGACAATTCCATCTAAATATGATGCAAGCAAAGTAGAGGATAAGTGGTATAATTACTGGATGAAAAATAATTATTTTCATTCAACACCAGATGACAGAGAGCCTTATACAATTGTAATTCCACCACCAAATGTTACAGGAGTTTTGCATATGGGGCACATGCTAAATAACACCATTCAAGATGTACTTATTCGTCGTGCTCGTTTGTTGGGTAAAAACGCCTGTTGGGTTCCTGGTACCGATCATGCATCTATTGCTACAGAAGCAAAAGTTGTAGCAAAATTAAAAGAACAAGGCATTAAAAAGTCCGATTTAACTCGAGAAGAGTTTTTACAACATGCGTTTGATTGGAAAGAAGAATATGGAGGCATTATTTTAGATCAACTAAAAAAATTAGGAGCCTCTTGCGATTGGGAAAGAACGGCATTTACAATGGATCCAGAAATGTCTGAATCGGTAATTAAAGTTTTTGTAGACTTGTATAACAAAGGCCATATTTACAGAGGATATAGAATGGTTAATTGGGATCCTGAGGCAAAAACCACCCTTTCTGATGAAGAAGTAATTCACGAAGAACGCCAAGGAAATTTATATTATATAAATTATAAAATTGCCAATTCTAAAGAGGTGTTAACCATTGCAACAACAAGGCCAGAGACTATTTTTGGAGATACTGCAATTTGTATTAACCCTACGGATGAACGTTTTAGTCATTTAAAAGGACAAAAAGCAATAGTTCCTTTGTGTAACAGAGTTATTCCAATTATTGAAGATGAGTATGTAGATGTTGAGTTCGGAACAGGTTGCTTAAAAGTTACGCCAGCGCATGATGAAAATGATAAAAATCTAGGCGATAAACATCAGCTTGAAATTATTGATATTTTTAATGACGACGCTACTTTAAATTCTTTTGGTTTACATTATGAAGGAAAAGATAGATTTAAGGTTCGTAAAGAAATAGCAAAAGAGCTTGATGATAAAGGCTATTTAATAAAAACAGAAGTACATCTTAACAAAGTAGGAACTTCAGAAAGAACCAAAGCAGTAATTGAACCAAGATTATCAGATCAGTGGTTTTTAAAAATGGGTGAATTAGCAAAACCTGCAATAGAAGCTGTTCTAGGAGAAAATGCGGATGTAAATTTATATCCTAAAAAGTTTGAAAACACCTACCGTCACTGGATGGAAAATGTTCGTGATTGGAATATATCTCGCCAGCTTTGGTGGGGACAACAAATTCCGGCTTTTTATTACGGAGATGGGAAAGAAGATTTTGTAGTTGCCGAAAACATAGATATAGCACTCGAGTTAGCAAAAGAGAAAACAAATAATAACCAATTAACTACAGAAAATTTAACTCAAGATGAAGATGCTTTAGATACTTGGTTCTCCTCTTGGTTGTGGCCAATGTCTGTTTTTGACGGTATTAGAAACCCAGATAATGAAGAGATTACCTATTATTATCCGACAAATGATTTAGTAACAGGACCAGATATTTTATTCTTTTGGGTTGCTAGAATGATTGTTGCAGGATATGAATATAAAGATCAAAAACCTTTTAATAATGTCTACTTAACTGGTTTAGTTAGAGATAAACAACGACGAAAAATGTCTAAGTCTCTTGGGAATTCTCCCGATGCATTAAAATTGATTGAAGATTATGGTGCAGATGGAGTGCGAGTTGGCTTATTATTGAGTTCTGCAGCAGGAAACGATTTAATGTTTGATGAAGATTTATGTCAGCAAGGTAAAGGTTTTGCAAACAAAATTTGGAATGCTTTTCGTCTAATTAAAGGGTGGGAAATAGATACTAATTTGCCACAACCACAAACAGCAAAACTTGGTTTAGAATGGTATGAATCTAAGTTTCAGAAAGCATTAGCAGAAATAGAAGATCATTTTTCGAAGTACCGACTTTCAGATGCTTTAATGGTAATTTATAAGTTGATAAATGATGATTTTTCATCTTGGTTATTAGAAATTGTAAAACCTGCATACCAAAAGCCTATTGATAAAGTTACTTTCGACGCAGTTATTAATGTTTTAGAAAACAACTTAAAAGTTCTGCATCCTTTCATGCCTTTTATTACCGAAGAAATTTGGCAATACATATCAGACAGAAAAGCTTCAGAGGCCTTAATTATTGCAGAATATCCTACAATAACATCCTATAATTTGCAATTATTAAAAGATTTTGATTTTTCTACAGAAGTTATTTCAGGAATAAGAACTATTCGAAAAGATAAGAATATAGCATTTAAAGATGCTGTTGAATTGTTTGTAATTGATAATGATGATAATTCCGATATTTTTTATGACATTATAAAAAAATTAACAAACACCTCTAGCATTCAAAAAGTGTCTGAAAAAGTAGAAGGAGCTTCCTTTAGAGTAATGTCTAATGAATATTTTGTACCAATTTCTATAGAGAATATAGATGTGGAGGCAGAAGTTAAAAAGTTAGAAGCTGAGCTAAAAAGGGCACAAGGTTTTTTAGTAGGAATTTCTAAAAAATTATCTAATGAACGTTTTGTGGCTAATGCACCAGAACAAGTGTTAGCATTAGAAAGAAAAAAAGAAGCCGATACTTTAGCAAAAATTGCTACTATAAAAAGTAGTTTATCTTCTTTGCGGTAA
- a CDS encoding peptidylprolyl isomerase produces the protein MNNGIYAKFTTSKGEILVQLENEKAPGTVGNFVALAEGNLENAIKEQGTPYYNGLKFHRVIPDFMIQGGCPLGTGTGNPGYKFDDEFHPDLKHDAPGKLAMANSGPATNGSQFYITHVPTPWLDGKHTVFGNVVEGQEVVDTIAQGDELTSLEIVRVGEEAEQFNAVEAFRTFEGAREKRIAEEKAKQKELLDKVAAGYDETESGLRYQVLQKGNGKKATKGAGVSVHYKGQLLDGTVFDSSYKRKQPIDFNVGVGQVIAGWDEGIQLLNVGDKARFVIPANLAYGAAGAGGVIPPNATLIFDVELMDVK, from the coding sequence ATGAATAACGGAATCTATGCAAAATTTACCACATCTAAAGGTGAAATTTTAGTACAATTAGAAAATGAAAAAGCTCCAGGAACTGTAGGTAATTTTGTTGCATTGGCAGAAGGTAATTTAGAAAATGCTATAAAAGAACAAGGAACTCCTTATTACAACGGATTAAAATTTCATAGAGTAATACCAGACTTTATGATTCAGGGTGGATGTCCTTTAGGAACAGGAACAGGAAATCCTGGGTATAAATTCGACGACGAATTTCATCCTGATTTAAAACACGATGCTCCAGGAAAGCTAGCTATGGCTAACTCCGGACCAGCAACAAATGGTTCTCAATTTTACATTACTCATGTTCCAACACCTTGGCTAGATGGTAAACATACAGTTTTCGGAAATGTTGTTGAAGGGCAAGAAGTTGTAGATACAATTGCTCAAGGAGACGAGTTAACTTCTTTAGAAATTGTAAGAGTTGGTGAAGAGGCCGAACAGTTTAATGCTGTTGAAGCTTTTAGAACTTTTGAAGGCGCTAGAGAAAAAAGAATAGCAGAAGAAAAAGCCAAGCAAAAAGAATTGTTAGATAAAGTTGCAGCTGGCTACGATGAAACCGAAAGCGGTTTACGATACCAAGTTTTACAAAAAGGTAACGGAAAAAAAGCAACAAAAGGAGCTGGTGTTTCTGTTCATTACAAAGGTCAGTTGTTAGATGGTACCGTTTTTGACTCTTCTTATAAAAGAAAACAACCAATCGACTTTAATGTTGGTGTTGGTCAGGTTATTGCAGGTTGGGATGAAGGAATACAACTATTAAATGTTGGAGACAAAGCGCGTTTTGTAATACCAGCAAACTTAGCATATGGTGCAGCAGGAGCTGGTGGTGTTATACCGCCAAATGCTACACTTATTTTTGATGTTGAGTTAATGGATGTAAAATAA
- a CDS encoding pyridoxal phosphate-dependent aminotransferase codes for MPAISKKGVAMPESPIRKLVPYAEDAKKRGVKVYHLNIGQPDIKTPQIALDAVKNNTIETLSYARSEGSETYREKLANYYVKNNIPVNANNIIATTGGSEALLFTIGSITDPGDEIIIPEPFYANYNGFSTASGVNVVPVISKIENNFALPKIEEFEKLITKNTKAILICNPGNPTGYLYSEEEMDKLKALVLKHDLFLIADEVYREFAYDGLKHTSVMSIKGLENNAIVIDSVSKRYSMCGARIGCIVSKNEAFIKTAIKFAQARLSPPTYALLASEAALDTPQSYFDNVIEEYVERRNTLISALEKINGVKVAKPKGAFYCVAQLPVKDSDHFAQWLLESFNYQNETVMVAPASGFYSTAGEGKNQVRIAYVLNKQDLLNSVKILEEALKKYPN; via the coding sequence ATGCCAGCAATATCAAAAAAAGGAGTCGCTATGCCAGAATCACCAATCAGAAAATTGGTGCCCTACGCAGAAGATGCAAAAAAAAGAGGAGTAAAAGTGTACCATTTAAATATTGGTCAACCAGATATTAAAACTCCTCAGATTGCCTTAGATGCTGTTAAAAACAACACTATCGAAACGCTTTCTTATGCCAGATCTGAAGGATCGGAAACATATAGAGAAAAGCTTGCAAATTATTATGTAAAAAACAATATTCCTGTAAACGCTAATAACATTATTGCCACTACGGGAGGTTCTGAAGCACTTTTATTTACCATTGGAAGTATTACAGACCCGGGAGATGAAATTATAATTCCAGAACCTTTTTATGCAAACTATAATGGTTTTTCTACAGCTTCGGGAGTAAATGTTGTGCCCGTTATTTCTAAAATAGAAAATAATTTTGCATTGCCTAAAATTGAAGAATTCGAAAAATTAATTACAAAAAATACCAAAGCTATTTTAATTTGCAATCCTGGAAACCCTACTGGATATTTATATTCTGAAGAAGAAATGGATAAATTAAAAGCATTGGTTTTAAAACACGACTTATTTCTAATTGCAGATGAAGTATATCGAGAATTTGCTTATGACGGATTAAAACATACTTCTGTAATGTCTATTAAAGGGTTAGAAAATAATGCAATTGTTATAGATTCTGTTTCTAAACGTTACAGCATGTGTGGCGCAAGAATTGGTTGTATTGTTTCTAAAAATGAAGCTTTTATAAAAACAGCTATAAAATTTGCACAAGCAAGATTAAGTCCGCCAACATATGCATTACTAGCTAGTGAAGCGGCTTTAGACACTCCGCAATCATATTTTGATAACGTAATAGAGGAGTATGTTGAAAGAAGAAATACATTAATTAGCGCATTAGAAAAAATAAATGGTGTAAAAGTAGCGAAACCAAAAGGAGCCTTTTATTGTGTTGCTCAATTGCCTGTTAAAGACTCAGACCATTTTGCACAATGGTTATTAGAAAGTTTTAATTATCAAAACGAAACCGTTATGGTAGCTCCTGCCAGTGGCTTCTACTCTACCGCAGGTGAAGGAAAAAATCAAGTTAGAATTGCGTATGTTTTGAATAAACAAGACTTATTAAATTCAGTAAAAATTCTAGAAGAAGCTTTAAAAAAATACCCAAATTAA